In one window of Branchiostoma lanceolatum isolate klBraLanc5 chromosome 15, klBraLanc5.hap2, whole genome shotgun sequence DNA:
- the LOC136420555 gene encoding zinc finger protein 91-like produces MNRYEEKYGTDTPYICEGCGYWTSNRANFSEHLKTHTGKEQLKCSHCDFSTVYQCELLVHDMVEHTGEKPFECEECGYKTTSRSHFSQHLVKQDTFKCDECDFSTTDKWKFKRHMRSHSKKGEKRFVCKECGYRAICGSELQRHEQKHTGETPFKCEGYDFSAAEKSTITRHTGEKPYECNECDYATNRRYLLTLHLREHRVQRKAAAGFDPTKPFSCDQCDFSCRRKCNLVQHMVTHTREAPLTCEESEYRMADLTQHESDKALLTCDQSDFSTDRKENVDQPKVIHADGAPYRCKECEYRTVASSDLSKHVKEHRVQRKARIDPSKHIRKFFRCDQCDFSSRRKCDLVKHMVKHTPKPTLTCGECEYRIVDSSDLAQHVKEHTVQRKAGFDPSKPFRCDQCDFSSRRKGNLVQHMVKHTREAEPPITCEESEYRTVDSSDLAQHVREHRVQRKAWIVSTKHFVKAFSCDQCDFSCRRKCNLVQHMVKHTREAPLTSEESDCRTVDSSEAPLTSKESEYRVVDSSEAHLMCEESEDRTVDCSEAPLTCEESEYRTVDSSESEAPLTCEESEDTTADCFEAPLTCEESEYRAVDSSEAPLACEESEDRTVDSSESEAPLTCEESEYKTVDSSEAPLTCKESEHRVVDSSEAPLACEESEYRMVDLDKALFVCDQSDFSTERKENVDQPIVRHADEAPYRCEYRTVDSSDLAQHVREHTVQRKARFDPSKPFRCDQCDFSSRRKGNLVQHMVKHTRGAEGPLTCEECGYRTVASSDLAQHVREHRVQRKAGFDPSVHYRKPFSCDQCDFSCKRKCNLIQHMVKHTREAPITCEESECRTVDSSDLSKHVREHDKTLVMCDQSDFSTALKDNLDQHTNEEPYRCEECGYDTASRPDLLQHIYRKHADKSRFSCDQCDFSTDQKGSLVLHMVKHTGKKLCVRRQDKETFHCDECDFSTTQKWQLDQHMLKKHTKNGKQCYMCDKCGYKTARMHDFSRHLARHTGVKIYWCNQCGFSTTEEDSLDQHRLKHPSEKPRCDECGYEATNDFVLMQHKMMHAAKKPYKCDHCDFSTVKKSSYNTHMLNHKADKAPYKCDECGYGTISKCVLSIHKSKHHHHTEERRFKCGQCDFSTERNCNFVQHMKNRHPRAGDLHMVKHTVEKPFKCDQWYCNFSTERKCNLVQHMATHASEKRDSTDSDTSDSDGCSNMVTEAGEKQDSTDSHMATQTGEKQDSTDSDLSDSEQQCNLVQDMLTQAGEKQESTDSDLSDSERECNLVQDMLTNTGEKQDSTDSDLSDSEITSEHPSKSQCNYSTTTSTSKCDVDRRLLEFNLDDPFDF; encoded by the coding sequence ATGAACAGGTACGAGGAAAAATATGGCACGGATACACCATACATATGTGAGGGCTGTGGGTACTGGACATCTAACAGAGCCAACTTCTCAGAACATttgaaaacacacacaggcaaagaACAACTCAAGTGTTCTCATTGTGACTTCTCCACTGTATATCAATGCGAGTTACTTGTACATGATATGGTcgaacacactggtgagaaaccgtttgagtgtgaggagtgtggctaCAAAACAACCAGTAGGTCTCACTTCTCTCAACATTTGGTAAAACAAGACACATTCAAGTGTGATGAATGCGATTTTTCCACAACTGACAAATGGAAGTTCAAAAGACACATGCGCAGCCACTCGAAAAAGGGTGAGAAACGGTTTGTGTGTAAGGAATGCGGCTACAGGGCAATTTGTGGGTCTGAACTTCAACGCCATGAGCAAAAACACACAGGAGAAACACCTTTCAAGTGCGAAGGATATGATTTTTCTGCAGCAGAGAAAAGCACCATAACcagacacactggtgagaaaccctatgaGTGTAATGAGTGTGACTATGCGACAAATCGTAGGTATCTCCTGACCCTACATCTGAGGGAGCATAGAGTGCAGAGGAAAGCCGCAGCTGGGTTTGATCCCACAAAACCTTTCAgctgtgatcagtgtgacttttcCTGTAGGCGGAAATGCAATTTAGTTCAGCACAtggtcacacacacacgtgaGGCACCCTTAACGTGTGAGGAGAGTGAGTACAGAATGGCTGACCTCACACAACATGAGAGTGACAAAGCACTTCTTACTTGTGATCAGTCTGACTTTTCTACAGATCGGAAAGAAAATGTAGACCAGCCCAAGGTCATACACGCTGATGGGGCACCTTACAGGTGTAAGGAGTGTGAGTACAGAACAGTTGCTAGCTCTGACCTCTCAAAACATGTGAAGGAACACAGAGTGCAGAGGAAAGCGAGGATTGATCCCTCAAAACATATTAGAAAATTTTTCAgatgtgatcagtgtgacttttcCAGTAGGCGGAAATGTGATCTAGTTAAGCATATGGTCAAGCACACTCCCAAGCCAACCTTAACATGTGGGGAGTGTGAGTACAGAATAGTTGATAGCTCTGACCTTGCACAACATGTGAAGGAACACACAGTGCAGAGGAAAGCTGGGTTTGATCCCTCAAAACCTTTCAgatgtgatcagtgtgacttttcCAGTAGGCGGAAAGGGAATCTAGTTCAGCACATGGTGAAGCACACTCGTGAGGCAGAGCCACCCATAACGTGTGAGGAGAGTGAGTATAGAACGGTTGATAGCTCTGACCTCGCACAACATGTGAGGGAACACAGAGTGCAGAGGAAAGCTTGGATTGTCTCCACAAAACATTTTGTTAAAGCTTTTAgctgtgatcagtgtgacttttcTTGTAGGCGGAAATGTAATCTAGTTCAGCATATGGTCAAACACACTCGTGAGGCACCCTTAACGTCTGAGGAGAGTGATTGCAGAACAGTTGATAGCTCTGAGGCACCCTTAACGTCTAAGGAGAGTGAGTACAGAGTGGTTGATAGCTCTGAGGCACACTTAATGTGTGAGGAGAGTGAGGACAGAACAGTTGATTGCTCTGAGGCACCCTTAACGTGTGAGGAGAGTGAGTACAGAACAGTTGATAGCTCTGAGTCTGAGGCACCCTTAACATGCGAGGAGAGTGAGGACAcaacagctgattgctttgagGCACCCTTAACATGCGAGGAGAGTGAGTATAGAGCGGTTGATAGCTCTGAGGCACCCTTAGCGTGTGAGGAGAGTGAGGACAGAACAGTTGATAGCTCTGAGTCTGAGGCACCCTTAACATGTGAGGAGAGTGAGTACAAAACAGTTGATAGCTCTGAGGCACCCTTAACATGCAAGGAGAGTGAGCATAGAGTGGTTGATAGCTCTGAGGCACCCTTAGCGTGTGAGGAGAGTGAGTACAGAATGGTTGACCTCGACAAAGCACTTTTTGTGTGTGATCAGTCTGACTTTTCTACAGAACGGAAAGAAAATGTAGATCAGCCCATAGTCAGACACGCTGATGaggcaccttacaggtgtgagtaCAGAACAGTTGATAGCTCTGACCTTGCACAACATGTGAGGGAACACACAGTGCAGAGGAAAGCTAGATTTGATCCCTCAAAACCTTTCAgatgtgatcagtgtgacttttcCAGTAGACGGAAAGGGAATCTAGTTCAGCACATGGTCAAGCACACTCGTGGGGCAGAGGGACCCTTaacatgtgaggagtgtgggtacagaacagTTGCTAGCTCTGACCTCGCACAACATGTGAGGGAACACAGAGTGCAGAGGAAAGCTGGGTTTGATCCCTCAGTACATTATAGAAAACCTTTTAGCTGCGATCAGTGTGACTTTTCCTGTAAGCGGAAATGCAATTTAATTCAGCATATGGTCAAACACACTCGTGAGGCACCCATAACATGTGAGGAGAGTGAGTGCAGAACAGTTGATAGCTCTGACCTCTCAAAACATGTGAGGGAGCATGACAAAACACTTGTTATGTGTGATCAGTCTGACTTTTCTACAGCACTGAAAGACAATTTAGACCAACACACCAATGAGgaaccgtacagatgtgaggagtgcgggtacGATACAGCCTCTAGGCCTGACCTCCTACAACATATCTATAGGAAACACGCAGACAAATCACGTTTCAgttgtgatcagtgtgacttttcCACAGACCAAAAAGGTAGCTTAGTCCTACACATGGTCAAACACACCGGCAAGAAACTGTGTGTAAGGAGACAGGACAAGGAAACTTTCCATTGTGATGAATGTGACTTTTCCACCACTCAGAAATGGCAGTTAGACCAACATATGCTCAAAAAACACACCAAGAATGGCAAGCAATGTTACATGTGTGACAAGTGTGGCTACAAGACGGCTAGAATGCACGACTTCTCGCGCCATTTGGCGAGACATACTGGGGTCAAAATTTACTGGTGTAATCAGTGCGGCTTTTCTACAACAGAAGAAGACAGCCTAGATCAACACAGGCTCAAACATCCAAGTGAGAAACCCAGGTGTGACGAGTGCGGGTATGAGGCGACTAATGATTTTGTGCTCATGCAACATAAAATGATGCATGCAGCCaaaaaaccatacaagtgtgatcaTTGTGACTTTTCCACTGTAAAGAAATCCTCTTACAACACACACATGCTCAACCACAAAGCTGATAAGGcaccttacaagtgtgatgaGTGCGGGTATGGGACGATTTCTAAGTGTGTGCTGTCAATACATAAAAgtaaacatcatcatcacacaGAGGAAAGACGGTTCAAGTGTGGCCAGTGTGACTTCTCCACAGAACGAAATTGCAACTTTGTCCAACACATGAAGAACCGACATCCTCGTGCAGGAGACCTACACATGGTCAAACACACTGTGGAAAAACCTTTCAAGTGTGATCAGTGGTACTGTAACTTCTCCACAGAACGAAAATGCAACTTAGTccaacacatggccacacacgcTAGTGAGAAACGGGATAGCACAGATTCTGATACATCTGATTCTGATGGATGCAGCAACATGGTCACTGAAGCTGGTGAAAAACAGGATAGCACAGATTCACACATGGCCACACAAACTGGTGAGAAACAGGATAGCACAGATTCTGATCTATCTGATTCTGAACAACAATGCAACTTAGTCCAAGACATGCTCACTCAGGCTGGTGAGAAACAGGAAAGCACAGATTCTGATCTATCTGATTCTGAACGAGAATGCAACTTAGTCCAAGACATGCTCACaaacactggtgagaaacagGACAGCACAGATTCTGATCTATCTGATTCTGAAATAACCAGTGAACATCCGTCGAAAAGCCAGTGCAACTATTCTACTACTACATCTACATCCAAATGTGATGTGGACAGACGCTTGCTAGAATTCAATTTGGATGACCCGTTCGACTTTTAG